A genomic window from Rhodococcus sp. KBS0724 includes:
- a CDS encoding MFS transporter, translating into MSVSADHTSALNPEDVRATKRDWAGLVVLAFAVLLIAVDGTVLDLALPFISADLEPSSTQLLWIIDVYSFILAGLLITMGTLGDRIGRRKLLLIGAVGFGLASIIAAVSTSPEMLIGARVLQGISGATLMPATLGLIRTIFVNPRQRTEAIGIWGAMAGGGTAAGPLIGGWMLEHFWWGSVFLINIPVMIALVALGPILIPESKDPNPGRFDLISAALSMATMLPLVYAVKESVVHGIDLTMLGVAAFGLAAGVAFVRRQRSLKDPMLDLKLFANAAFTTAVLTNLLSIFALAGVLFFGSQYLQLVLGNGAFDAGLLMLPGMLLSAFTAVAAAWLVRRWTVMQVLSAGLIIAGVGAAMLLALGVDSGPVMFVIGFGLVGAGVGIALTLTSDLVVSSVEPERAGAASAVSETAYELGIALGVAILGSVVMAIFRKGIDTSMLDADQAHAAQGTLGGAIAEAAHLPGEASSVLVDSAKAAFVDGMHVATGATALVLFICAALVLRMLRSTPENAKR; encoded by the coding sequence ATGTCAGTGTCAGCAGATCACACGTCTGCACTCAATCCCGAGGATGTTCGGGCAACAAAACGTGACTGGGCAGGACTGGTGGTCCTGGCCTTTGCCGTGTTGCTCATCGCGGTCGACGGCACGGTGCTCGATCTTGCGCTGCCGTTCATCAGCGCGGACCTCGAACCGAGTAGCACCCAGTTGCTGTGGATCATCGACGTCTACTCGTTCATCCTTGCCGGTCTCCTGATCACGATGGGTACGCTCGGCGACCGGATCGGGCGCCGAAAGTTGTTGCTGATCGGTGCTGTCGGCTTCGGCCTGGCATCGATAATCGCGGCCGTCTCGACCAGCCCGGAAATGCTCATCGGTGCCCGAGTGCTGCAAGGCATTTCAGGTGCAACGCTCATGCCCGCCACGCTGGGTCTGATCCGCACCATCTTCGTCAACCCTCGCCAGCGCACCGAAGCCATCGGCATCTGGGGCGCGATGGCCGGCGGTGGTACGGCAGCCGGTCCGCTGATCGGTGGCTGGATGCTCGAGCATTTCTGGTGGGGTTCGGTGTTCCTCATCAACATTCCGGTCATGATCGCACTGGTCGCGCTCGGCCCGATTCTGATTCCCGAGTCCAAGGATCCCAACCCCGGCCGATTCGACCTGATCAGTGCCGCATTGTCGATGGCAACCATGCTGCCACTGGTCTACGCCGTCAAGGAATCGGTGGTGCACGGTATCGACCTCACGATGCTCGGAGTCGCTGCATTCGGTTTGGCTGCGGGTGTCGCGTTCGTCCGGCGCCAGCGGAGCTTGAAGGATCCGATGCTGGATCTGAAGCTGTTCGCCAATGCGGCCTTCACCACGGCGGTTCTGACAAACCTGCTGTCGATCTTCGCGCTTGCCGGTGTGCTGTTCTTCGGTTCGCAGTACCTGCAGTTGGTTCTCGGTAACGGCGCCTTCGACGCTGGTCTGCTGATGCTGCCCGGCATGTTGCTCAGCGCATTCACCGCCGTCGCCGCAGCCTGGCTGGTTCGGCGTTGGACGGTCATGCAGGTGCTCAGTGCGGGCCTGATCATCGCCGGCGTCGGTGCGGCCATGCTGCTGGCCCTCGGTGTCGACAGTGGTCCGGTGATGTTCGTGATCGGCTTCGGTCTGGTCGGCGCCGGTGTGGGTATTGCGCTGACGCTCACCTCTGACCTGGTGGTCAGCTCAGTGGAACCGGAGCGTGCCGGCGCCGCCTCGGCGGTATCGGAGACCGCATACGAACTGGGTATCGCGCTCGGCGTGGCGATCCTCGGCAGTGTGGTCATGGCGATCTTCCGCAAGGGAATCGACACGTCGATGCTCGACGCGGATCAGGCGCATGCGGCGCAGGGAACTCTTGGCGGCGCCATTGCGGAAGCTGCTCATCTTCCGGGCGAAGCGAGTTCGGTGCTTGTCGATTCCGCGAAGGCGGCGTTTGTCGACGGCATGCATGTAGCCACCG